CTTGCTGCACGAGTTTAACGATTTGGGCGAGGAACGTATCTTTCCCGACTCGCGTTGCCCGGAACTGGAAACTACCTGTTTTATTGATCGTAGCTCCGATCACTTCATCACCCGGTTGCTTTTTCACAGGTAGGCTTTCACCCGTCACCATTGCCTCATCGATCGTGGAAGAGCCTTCCACAATTTCACCATCCACCGGAATTTTTTCACCAGGGCGAACGAGGATGATATCTCCGAGAACCACTTCGGCGAGCGGAACATCCACCTCTCGACCATTGCGAATGACTCGTGCCGTCTTTGCCTGCAATCCCATCAGCTTACGAATCGCTTCTGAGGTTTGTCCTTTGGCACGGTTTTCCAGCAATCGTCCGAGTAGAAGCAATGCAATGATGACCGCAGCCGCTTCAAAGTAAACATCCGGTCGAAGTCCTTGAGCTATGAACCACTGAGGATTCAAGGTGGGGAAGAGGGAGTATAGATAGGCGGTTCCTGTTCCAACGGCGACCAGGGTATCCATCGTAGCAGTATGGCGTTTCAAAGCTTTCCAGGCATTGATAAAGAAGCTACTCCCTGCCCAGAACAGAATTGGAGCCGTGAGGATAAGCTGAAGCCAGGGATCGTGCAGCCACATGGGAATGAAGGGAATGGGTAAGCCCGTCATCGCAGGCAGCGAACCAATCACCAGAACAGCACTGATTACACCACTCACCCATACACGACGGGTTAATTTTTGATTCTCAGCCTGACGTTCTCGCCGTTCAGCATCATCTTCAGGAGCCAGCACATCATCCTGAATGGGCAGAGCCGAATAACCTGCTTCATCCACTGCTTCCTGGATCGTCGCAACATCTGTTTTGCTTGGATCGTAGGAGACTGCGGCTTGTTCCGCTCCAAAGTTGACGCTGCACGCTTCAACCCCAGGAACAGAACGAATTGCTTCTTCAATGTTGTTGGCACAGGAGGCGCAACTCATGCCTCTCAGTTTTAAGGTTGTGTTTTCCATGTAAACCTCCTATGCGATGGTATAGCCAGCATCGACAATGGCTTGTTTGATGGCTGTCTCTGCGGCTTGCGTTTCGACGTTGACCTGTTTTGTTTTGGTGTCTGCTTGAACCGTAGCAGTAGGGTCGATCGCCTGAATTGCTTTGGTAATCGTGTCGCTGCAAGCTGAGCAAGCCATGTTGGGAACTGTGAGTTGAAGAGTCATGATTGAAATCTCTGAATTCGCTATGACTCTATGTTGGAGTGTCTAGCCGACTGGAGAGTCAAGGGGCAGTAGAAAAAATTAAGTGAATCCATTCAACTTATTTAGAAACGAACAAACCCTGGGGTCTATTGCTAGATCAACCAGGGCTAAAATTCTGTTACTTGACCGCTTCTGTCATCTAGCTCAATTGATAATACGCGCTAGTAGTCCACCAAAGGAACTTTGCCTAGTTTAGCGGGTACTGATAAACTGACTCAAAGACTGGAGGGTGTATGAGCCAGAAGAAATATATCGTAAACTT
The sequence above is drawn from the Oscillatoria sp. FACHB-1407 genome and encodes:
- a CDS encoding heavy-metal-associated domain-containing protein — protein: MTLQLTVPNMACSACSDTITKAIQAIDPTATVQADTKTKQVNVETQAAETAIKQAIVDAGYTIA